The proteins below come from a single Halobacillus salinarum genomic window:
- a CDS encoding TIGR02530 family flagellar biosynthesis protein has translation MKAKLHQLHQPLTPPGSYKPVKKQSASFKEVWQEARELVVSKHAKERLKDRNISISDSKWLAISEKMAEAKAKGITDSLVVTNDAALVVSTKNNTVVTAMSRADSAAHIFTNINGTIVMDD, from the coding sequence ATGAAAGCTAAATTACATCAGCTTCACCAGCCTTTGACGCCTCCCGGCTCGTATAAACCGGTAAAAAAACAGTCGGCTTCTTTTAAAGAAGTATGGCAGGAAGCAAGGGAGCTAGTAGTAAGTAAACATGCAAAAGAACGGTTAAAAGACCGTAATATTAGCATCAGTGACTCGAAGTGGCTGGCCATATCTGAAAAAATGGCAGAAGCAAAGGCAAAAGGAATTACCGATTCCTTAGTCGTGACGAATGATGCGGCTTTAGTAGTCAGTACAAAAAACAATACCGTAGTAACCGCTATGTCTCGGGCAGACTCTGCCGCACATATTTTTACAAATATTAATGGAACGATTGTGATGGATGATTAG
- the flgG gene encoding flagellar basal body rod protein FlgG, whose translation MLRSMYSGISGMKGFQTKLDTIGNNIANVNTYGYKKGRVTFQDTMSQTMSAAQGAIAGVRGGINPAQVGLGSQVGSVDTVHEQGNRQTTNRPLDLALEGDGMFVLAEGIPGSPINETSTNVDLSQVNVSFTRAGNFYLDDSGAIVNGDGKYLIGESSTGQAGVITIPDDAQSFSIQTDGSVNYVDSTGNPQEAGQIRLAKFSNPGGLQKVGSNTFQNTNNAGLSTAADGTFNDINDLLVAGEDGTGKMVSGALEMSNVDLAESFTEMITAQRGFQANTRIITTSDEILQELVNLKR comes from the coding sequence ATGCTACGTTCAATGTACTCAGGAATTTCAGGAATGAAAGGTTTTCAAACAAAACTCGATACGATCGGGAACAATATTGCCAATGTGAATACTTACGGATACAAGAAGGGCCGCGTTACGTTTCAGGATACGATGAGCCAGACGATGTCAGCGGCACAGGGAGCGATTGCCGGCGTTCGAGGAGGGATTAATCCAGCCCAGGTTGGGTTAGGCTCGCAAGTCGGTTCTGTTGATACCGTTCATGAACAGGGAAACAGGCAGACGACAAACCGGCCGCTTGATTTAGCTTTAGAAGGTGATGGGATGTTTGTATTAGCGGAAGGAATTCCGGGATCACCAATCAATGAAACCAGCACGAATGTTGACTTATCTCAAGTAAATGTCAGTTTTACCAGAGCTGGGAATTTTTATTTGGATGATTCAGGCGCAATCGTGAATGGAGATGGAAAGTATTTGATCGGAGAATCGAGTACAGGTCAGGCCGGGGTTATCACTATTCCTGATGATGCGCAAAGCTTCAGCATCCAAACGGATGGTTCGGTTAATTATGTAGATTCAACTGGAAATCCTCAAGAAGCAGGACAAATCCGCTTAGCAAAGTTTTCGAACCCTGGCGGTCTGCAGAAAGTCGGCAGCAACACTTTTCAAAATACAAATAATGCAGGATTAAGTACGGCAGCTGATGGGACTTTCAATGATATCAATGATTTACTTGTGGCCGGAGAAGACGGCACAGGTAAAATGGTTTCCGGGGCACTGGAGATGTCAAATGTTGATCTAGCAGAGTCTTTCACAGAGATGATTACAGCTCAGAGAGGCTTTCAAGCGAATACAAGAATTATTACGACTTCCGATGAAATTCTTCAGGAACTCGTCAACTTGAAACGTTAA
- the fliL gene encoding flagellar basal body-associated protein FliL — protein sequence MKPKLFKTMMIILSTITVLGVVALILVINLSDSEASGERSIDEVRDSSLLTEEITTDLENGDYVRIKFRIVTDSKGALEELQKRDFQMQNIIIKELATMDTKAFKSGLSDLEETVKLKLNQLMTEGKVTEVYTVEKVLQ from the coding sequence GTGAAGCCTAAACTATTTAAAACGATGATGATTATTTTAAGTACAATTACAGTGCTTGGGGTAGTGGCTCTAATTTTAGTTATTAATTTATCCGACAGCGAGGCTAGTGGAGAACGGTCCATAGATGAGGTTCGGGATAGTTCCCTTCTCACTGAGGAGATCACGACGGATCTTGAAAACGGCGATTATGTCCGCATTAAGTTCCGGATAGTCACAGACAGCAAAGGTGCACTTGAAGAACTCCAAAAAAGAGACTTTCAAATGCAGAATATTATTATTAAAGAGCTCGCTACGATGGATACGAAAGCCTTTAAATCCGGGTTGAGTGATTTGGAGGAAACGGTGAAGCTGAAACTGAACCAGCTGATGACTGAAGGTAAAGTTACAGAAGTTTATACTGTCGAAAAAGTGCTGCAGTAG
- the fliH gene encoding flagellar assembly protein FliH, protein MSNSPNSHTRVIELKPIKKKSFSEAKGSQKEQQDFEREQTEMMRAQAEEQVRQAELEAEELLQRTKDQITAEKSSWEKERQSYVEQARQEGYSAGYADGKASGFEEYTGKIEQANELIAQAKLDYQSILQSSEEEMLEIAMKSSEKILNQTLKDQPEAFLEIVKKAVQEVQEQPEVIVHVHPDHYPLLQTQKEELTALIDSRSTLSLFMKADLPIHSCTIESPFGKIEAGVDSQLAEIRKRLIELSEESETNE, encoded by the coding sequence TTGTCTAACTCGCCAAATTCTCACACACGTGTCATAGAGCTTAAACCGATTAAAAAGAAATCTTTCAGCGAAGCCAAGGGAAGCCAAAAAGAACAGCAGGATTTCGAAAGAGAGCAGACAGAAATGATGCGGGCTCAAGCAGAAGAACAAGTAAGACAAGCTGAATTGGAAGCTGAAGAACTCCTGCAGCGAACAAAAGATCAAATTACAGCTGAGAAAAGCAGCTGGGAAAAAGAAAGACAGTCCTATGTTGAACAAGCGAGGCAGGAAGGATATTCTGCAGGTTACGCCGATGGCAAAGCGAGTGGTTTTGAGGAATATACAGGGAAGATTGAACAGGCTAACGAGCTCATTGCCCAGGCAAAACTAGATTATCAATCGATCCTCCAGTCCAGCGAGGAAGAAATGCTCGAAATAGCCATGAAAAGCAGTGAGAAAATACTGAATCAAACGTTAAAAGACCAGCCGGAAGCTTTTCTGGAAATTGTAAAAAAGGCGGTCCAGGAAGTACAAGAGCAGCCTGAGGTAATCGTTCACGTCCATCCTGATCATTATCCGCTGTTACAGACTCAAAAAGAAGAACTTACTGCCTTGATCGACTCACGATCTACGCTTTCCTTATTTATGAAAGCAGATCTGCCCATCCATTCATGCACCATTGAATCACCATTTGGAAAAATAGAAGCTGGAGTTGACAGCCAGCTCGCAGAAATCCGGAAGCGGCTGATCGAGCTTTCCGAGGAGTCTGAAACGAATGAATAA
- a CDS encoding flagellar hook-length control protein FliK, with protein sequence MMNVSLNNPDYSYFPGGSSNQQTPSAKNDTFQQLLNRSTGPLNSAVAGRKGTVFHLLKELRKLLTSLGIELSQSSDAGEESGGKLSGFSISTKDLDHPLALNSLQKEIKELMNKLHDLNPKAINAEDKKELINILEELYPLLNIYKPMNQSGSSLNGMVHGSKDSLNAAQNSLKKELNDIWSSFKSFSQKKSNESTAGEMPENLKMLARKWLNIEKQQKSAEAHFNQQWQEITNQATPEQKAAFTHLLQTVRTSDNSSIQDPKLDAQLKTLWQTFHKNVEGIAALDSHLSLKQAAAVKETLIKWSALQSEQQNKQSFLNKWSTAAQEGTKIERQLFTRLINNMQNRMTLPTTYLNQSQISTKDIGKWVKQYLSNVQPNESAEQPSRLNTAGPSLPMAKMEQFIINVKPTDTGQPSSSHFMKEMENAVTSSRFLMNKSGDMQLNIKLKPGNLGDLTLTVTKMNGEMAIKILVSSQAAKEMLDSNMHQLRHMFSPQQVIIEKSDQQYNGQAYLTDDSKQEQSFEGQKEEQSHHSGNKEEQQPSQEELSFKEIMNEKV encoded by the coding sequence ATGATGAATGTATCGTTAAACAATCCTGATTATTCTTATTTTCCTGGAGGATCTTCTAACCAGCAGACGCCATCAGCAAAGAATGATACATTTCAACAGCTGTTAAACCGGTCAACAGGTCCTCTTAATTCGGCAGTTGCAGGCAGGAAAGGCACTGTGTTCCATTTGCTGAAGGAATTACGAAAGCTGCTTACCTCTCTCGGAATAGAACTCTCACAAAGTTCGGATGCCGGGGAAGAGTCGGGTGGAAAATTGAGTGGATTTTCGATTAGCACAAAGGACCTGGATCATCCACTGGCCTTAAATTCTTTACAAAAAGAAATAAAAGAACTGATGAATAAACTTCACGATTTAAATCCAAAGGCTATAAACGCTGAAGATAAGAAAGAATTAATCAACATTCTCGAAGAATTGTACCCGCTGCTAAACATTTATAAACCTATGAACCAATCTGGATCTTCCTTAAATGGCATGGTTCATGGCTCTAAGGACAGCTTAAATGCGGCGCAGAATTCCTTGAAAAAGGAATTAAACGACATTTGGTCTTCATTTAAATCCTTCAGCCAAAAGAAAAGCAATGAATCAACAGCAGGCGAAATGCCTGAGAATTTGAAAATGCTCGCCCGCAAGTGGCTGAATATTGAAAAACAGCAGAAGTCCGCTGAAGCTCATTTTAACCAACAGTGGCAAGAGATAACGAATCAGGCGACACCAGAGCAAAAAGCAGCATTTACACATTTGCTGCAAACTGTTCGGACTTCCGATAACTCGAGTATTCAAGATCCTAAGCTGGATGCACAGTTGAAAACACTATGGCAGACCTTTCATAAAAATGTCGAAGGAATAGCTGCTTTAGACAGTCATTTATCATTAAAGCAAGCAGCTGCTGTTAAAGAAACGCTTATCAAGTGGTCCGCTCTCCAGTCCGAGCAGCAGAATAAACAAAGTTTTCTTAATAAATGGTCAACCGCAGCCCAAGAAGGGACAAAAATAGAACGTCAATTGTTTACAAGGCTGATCAACAACATGCAAAATCGTATGACACTTCCTACTACATATCTTAATCAATCACAGATCAGCACAAAAGACATTGGTAAATGGGTGAAGCAGTACTTATCCAATGTGCAGCCAAACGAAAGCGCAGAACAACCCAGCCGCTTAAATACAGCAGGTCCATCTCTTCCCATGGCAAAAATGGAACAGTTTATTATTAATGTCAAACCCACCGATACGGGGCAGCCTTCTTCCAGCCATTTTATGAAAGAAATGGAAAATGCAGTAACATCCAGTCGTTTTTTGATGAATAAGAGCGGAGACATGCAGCTGAATATTAAGCTGAAACCTGGCAACCTGGGGGACTTGACTCTAACAGTTACAAAAATGAATGGGGAAATGGCCATAAAGATTTTGGTAAGCAGTCAAGCAGCTAAAGAAATGCTGGACAGCAATATGCATCAGCTGAGGCACATGTTTTCACCGCAGCAGGTAATCATCGAAAAATCTGACCAGCAGTACAATGGTCAAGCCTATTTAACCGATGATTCCAAGCAAGAACAAAGCTTTGAAGGGCAAAAAGAGGAACAATCCCATCATTCAGGAAACAAAGAGGAGCAGCAGCCATCACAAGAAGAGCTGTCCTTTAAAGAAATCATGAATGAGAAAGTGTAG
- the flgD gene encoding flagellar hook assembly protein FlgD, which produces MTKVTTIDPSYYLKNQQPKSTSNNELGKDEFLKILMAQLQNQNPLDPMKDKEFISQMTQFSSLEQMTNMSQAMQNFLQTEQQPPVVQYSSLIGKEVTYPVYDEETGEFDHNESAVVEAVGQEDGNTILELANETTVLVDEITKVSHTKESN; this is translated from the coding sequence GTGACAAAGGTGACAACGATTGATCCTTCTTATTATTTAAAAAATCAGCAGCCGAAAAGTACATCCAATAATGAATTAGGGAAAGATGAATTTTTAAAGATATTAATGGCTCAACTGCAAAATCAAAACCCCTTAGATCCGATGAAGGATAAAGAATTTATTTCGCAAATGACCCAGTTTTCCAGTCTGGAGCAAATGACAAATATGTCCCAAGCGATGCAGAATTTTCTTCAAACGGAGCAGCAGCCACCTGTAGTCCAATACAGCAGTTTGATCGGCAAAGAAGTCACTTACCCAGTTTATGATGAAGAGACAGGGGAGTTTGACCATAACGAATCAGCTGTTGTAGAAGCGGTGGGACAAGAAGATGGAAACACGATTTTGGAACTTGCGAATGAAACCACTGTCTTGGTAGATGAAATTACGAAAGTGAGCCATACAAAAGAATCGAACTAG
- a CDS encoding flagellar FlbD family protein encodes MIALTRLNGESFYFNALYIEQVQSNPDTTITTTKGRKFVVKEAEDLVIERMMDFYQKLGLITLKDKAGEEEREA; translated from the coding sequence ATGATTGCTTTAACACGTTTAAACGGAGAATCCTTTTATTTCAATGCCTTATACATAGAGCAGGTTCAATCTAATCCGGATACGACCATTACGACTACGAAAGGACGCAAATTTGTAGTTAAGGAAGCAGAAGACCTGGTGATTGAAAGAATGATGGATTTTTACCAAAAGCTTGGTTTGATCACCCTGAAGGATAAGGCAGGTGAAGAAGAGCGTGAAGCCTAA
- a CDS encoding MotE family protein: MGKLANQEEEKGSKLQSFFFIFVVPLIFAITVVLIILTVKGVHVIDYAQKISNDIPGVSKVVSTSEEKDKAREQEQVQSTIQEKDEKIASLKDDVDMKQATIEDLHQQIEKLEADLAASKEVNEEQTDKLKELAQSFEGMDEEKAAPILESMDGPLAVQVLEKVPSEERGKILGEMSPEKAAALASSILGSN; this comes from the coding sequence ATGGGGAAACTAGCTAATCAAGAGGAAGAAAAAGGAAGTAAATTGCAAAGCTTTTTCTTTATTTTCGTCGTTCCTTTAATTTTCGCCATTACCGTAGTTTTAATTATCCTTACGGTAAAAGGTGTTCATGTTATCGATTATGCTCAGAAGATAAGCAATGATATACCAGGTGTATCAAAGGTGGTCTCAACTTCTGAGGAAAAAGACAAGGCAAGGGAGCAGGAGCAAGTGCAATCGACCATACAGGAAAAAGATGAGAAGATTGCCAGTCTAAAAGATGATGTGGACATGAAGCAGGCGACCATTGAAGATCTTCACCAACAGATAGAAAAGCTCGAGGCCGACTTAGCCGCTTCTAAAGAAGTAAATGAAGAACAGACCGATAAATTAAAAGAGCTGGCTCAGTCCTTTGAAGGAATGGATGAGGAAAAAGCGGCGCCGATTCTTGAAAGCATGGACGGTCCCCTTGCTGTACAAGTACTTGAAAAAGTACCAAGTGAGGAACGTGGGAAAATTCTAGGGGAAATGAGTCCTGAAAAAGCTGCTGCTCTTGCAAGTTCGATTCTAGGTTCAAATTAA
- the fliJ gene encoding flagellar export protein FliJ, translating to MARIETFQKIKDLKERDKNEHMKAYRRSVESFEQVATELYETLKEKEQAEDNFYLSLEQKKVPAVSFIQHQQYIQRLDEKAEFLQPRVQTARTTMESSQAKLTDAHVEMKKFQKLIERRIEKDEQGVKEAEAKHMDELSMNQFLNYKNR from the coding sequence ATGGCGAGAATAGAAACCTTTCAAAAAATTAAAGATTTGAAGGAACGGGATAAGAATGAACATATGAAAGCTTATCGCCGTTCTGTGGAGTCTTTTGAACAAGTGGCTACGGAACTGTATGAAACGTTAAAGGAAAAAGAGCAGGCAGAGGATAATTTCTATCTTTCCCTGGAGCAAAAAAAAGTTCCAGCAGTTTCTTTTATTCAGCATCAGCAGTACATACAGAGATTAGATGAGAAAGCTGAATTTTTGCAGCCAAGAGTGCAAACCGCAAGAACTACAATGGAATCTTCACAGGCTAAGCTTACGGACGCTCACGTGGAAATGAAAAAGTTTCAAAAGCTGATTGAACGTAGAATAGAAAAAGACGAGCAGGGAGTAAAAGAAGCTGAAGCTAAACATATGGATGAACTCTCAATGAATCAATTTTTAAATTATAAAAATAGGTGA
- the fliI gene encoding flagellar protein export ATPase FliI: MNKQAYLQAIEQIDPYKKFGKIHRVVGLMVESKGPEASIGDLCYIHAPSALGSRIAAEVVGFNNENVLLMPYREIKDIRPGSLVEATGKPLQIKAGLGLVGRVIDAMGQPMDASSLPRGLKNYPTDQEPPNPLSRPVIEEPIQAGVRAIDSLLTVGKGQRIGIFAGSGVGKSTLMGMISRNSSADINVIALIGERGREVREFIENDLGEEGLKRSVVIVATSDQPALMRMKGAFTATAVSEYFRDQGYDVNLMMDSVTRVAMAQREIGLAIGEPPTTKGYTPSVFALLPKLLERTGTSKTGTITAFYTVLVDGDDLNEPIADTVRGILDGHFVLDRKLAEQGQFPALNVLKSVSRVMKQIVSEEHKKAAERLRALLATYEENVELIQIGAYKKGSSSKIDEAIHYHPAIINFLKQGVHEPSSYEQSRSTLNELFT, translated from the coding sequence ATGAATAAACAAGCTTATTTGCAAGCCATAGAGCAAATTGATCCTTATAAAAAATTTGGAAAAATTCATAGAGTCGTCGGGTTAATGGTTGAATCAAAGGGTCCGGAAGCATCGATCGGCGACCTTTGTTATATCCATGCTCCTTCGGCTTTAGGGTCTCGCATCGCTGCCGAAGTCGTCGGTTTTAATAATGAAAATGTCCTCTTAATGCCCTACAGAGAAATAAAAGATATACGTCCAGGCAGTCTAGTTGAGGCCACAGGTAAACCATTGCAAATAAAAGCCGGCTTAGGTCTCGTAGGAAGGGTCATCGATGCTATGGGGCAGCCAATGGATGCTTCTTCTCTGCCGAGAGGATTAAAAAATTATCCTACCGATCAGGAGCCGCCCAACCCCTTATCGAGGCCGGTTATTGAAGAACCGATCCAAGCTGGTGTAAGAGCCATTGATTCGCTGTTAACCGTGGGCAAAGGGCAGAGAATCGGAATCTTTGCCGGAAGCGGAGTGGGTAAGAGTACGCTCATGGGAATGATCTCACGTAACAGCTCAGCGGATATTAATGTCATAGCTTTAATAGGGGAACGAGGCCGTGAAGTGAGAGAATTTATCGAAAATGATTTAGGTGAGGAAGGATTAAAGAGATCTGTGGTGATCGTAGCCACTTCAGACCAGCCGGCTCTTATGAGAATGAAAGGAGCGTTCACAGCTACTGCGGTCAGTGAGTACTTTCGAGATCAAGGGTATGATGTGAACTTAATGATGGATTCAGTAACGAGAGTGGCTATGGCACAGCGGGAAATCGGTTTAGCGATCGGTGAACCACCAACTACTAAAGGGTATACCCCTTCGGTGTTTGCTCTGCTTCCTAAGCTTTTAGAGAGGACAGGGACCAGCAAGACGGGTACCATTACCGCCTTTTATACCGTTCTCGTTGACGGAGATGATTTGAACGAGCCGATAGCCGATACGGTAAGAGGAATCCTTGATGGACATTTTGTTCTGGATCGTAAATTGGCTGAACAAGGTCAGTTTCCCGCTCTCAACGTCCTAAAGTCAGTCAGCAGGGTTATGAAACAAATCGTTTCAGAGGAGCATAAAAAGGCTGCGGAACGACTAAGAGCCTTGCTAGCCACTTATGAGGAAAATGTAGAGCTGATACAAATTGGAGCTTATAAGAAGGGAAGCAGCAGCAAAATTGACGAAGCTATCCATTATCATCCTGCGATTATCAACTTTTTAAAGCAAGGGGTTCACGAGCCTTCCAGTTATGAACAGTCCCGTTCTACGTTAAATGAATTATTTACTTAG
- the fliG gene encoding flagellar motor switch protein FliG, with protein sequence MAYQSTRLTGKQKAAVLLISLGPDVAAQVYKHLNEDEIERLTLEISSVQKVNSKEKEEILEQFHQIAVAQDYISQGGIGYAKTVLEKALGEDEAANIIGRLTSSLQVRPFDFARKADPNQILNFIQNEHPQTIALVLSYLDASQSGQILSELPQELQADVARRIATMDSTSPEVINQVEQILEKKLSATVTQDYSETGGIQAVVEVLNGVDRSTERTILDSLEIQDPELAEEIKKRMFVFEDIVTLDNRAIQRVIREVENDDLRLSLKVSSEEVKDLVFNNMSTRMSETFQEEMEIMGPVRLRDVEEAQTRVVAAIRRLEDVGEIVVARGGGDDIIV encoded by the coding sequence TTGGCATATCAGAGTACGAGGTTAACCGGAAAACAGAAAGCAGCTGTATTGTTAATCTCTCTTGGTCCGGATGTAGCTGCTCAAGTGTACAAACATTTAAATGAAGATGAGATTGAAAGACTAACGTTAGAAATTTCTTCCGTGCAAAAAGTCAATTCTAAAGAAAAGGAAGAAATTCTTGAACAATTTCATCAAATAGCAGTCGCCCAGGACTATATTTCTCAAGGGGGGATCGGTTATGCCAAAACTGTTCTTGAGAAAGCGCTTGGAGAGGATGAAGCGGCTAATATTATTGGACGGCTTACTTCATCCCTGCAAGTCAGGCCATTTGATTTTGCTAGAAAAGCAGATCCGAACCAAATCCTTAACTTTATTCAAAATGAACATCCACAGACGATTGCGCTTGTGCTTTCTTATTTAGATGCGTCCCAGTCCGGACAGATATTATCCGAGCTTCCTCAGGAGCTGCAAGCGGATGTCGCCAGAAGGATAGCGACCATGGATTCCACGTCTCCTGAAGTTATTAACCAAGTGGAACAGATTCTTGAAAAGAAGCTTTCTGCCACAGTGACTCAGGATTATTCCGAAACTGGCGGCATTCAAGCTGTAGTAGAGGTGTTGAATGGCGTTGACCGCAGTACGGAGCGGACAATATTAGACTCACTTGAAATTCAGGATCCAGAATTAGCAGAAGAAATAAAGAAAAGGATGTTTGTGTTCGAGGACATCGTTACCCTTGACAACCGGGCAATTCAGCGTGTTATCAGAGAGGTCGAAAATGACGATCTGCGCTTGTCACTTAAAGTATCGAGTGAAGAAGTTAAAGACCTTGTTTTCAATAACATGTCAACGAGAATGTCCGAGACATTCCAGGAGGAAATGGAGATTATGGGTCCTGTTCGTCTTCGTGATGTAGAAGAAGCGCAGACGAGAGTAGTAGCTGCAATTCGACGACTGGAGGATGTTGGAGAGATTGTGGTCGCACGTGGTGGAGGGGATGACATCATTGTCTAA
- the fliM gene encoding flagellar motor switch protein FliM: MAEEVLSQSEIDSLLSALSTGEMDAEELKVEDKEKKVRVYDFKRALRFSKDQIRSLSRIHENFARLLTTYFSGQLRTYVNIQVASVDQLPYEEFIRSIPTMTILNIFSVSPLEGRILLETNPNVAYAMLDRVLGGRGSSMNKVDNLTEIETTIMSQLFERALENYQEAWGSIVEIEALLEEFEVNPQFLQMVSPNETVIVVSLNTTIGEASGMINICIPHVVLEPIIPKLSVHYWMQNQQPKERNIEEYESLQKTIQKAQVDVKAVLGETDIFIEQFLQLQQNDVIRLNQRIDEPMTLKVDDEKKFYIQPGQLKNQMAVQVLEEIREEEEENE, encoded by the coding sequence TTGGCAGAGGAAGTACTCTCTCAAAGTGAAATAGATTCGTTATTATCAGCGCTCTCTACAGGAGAAATGGACGCTGAAGAACTAAAGGTAGAAGATAAAGAGAAAAAAGTGCGAGTCTATGATTTTAAACGGGCACTAAGGTTTTCTAAAGATCAGATAAGAAGTTTATCAAGGATTCATGAAAATTTCGCTAGACTTCTGACCACTTATTTTTCTGGCCAGCTGCGTACATACGTGAACATCCAGGTTGCCTCTGTTGATCAGCTTCCATATGAGGAATTTATCCGCTCGATTCCAACGATGACGATTTTAAATATTTTTAGTGTTTCTCCTCTGGAGGGACGGATTTTACTGGAAACCAATCCGAATGTTGCCTATGCCATGTTGGATCGGGTTTTAGGCGGAAGAGGAAGCAGCATGAATAAAGTCGACAACCTGACAGAAATCGAAACGACGATTATGTCCCAGCTGTTTGAGCGGGCGTTGGAAAACTACCAGGAGGCATGGGGGTCGATCGTAGAGATTGAAGCGCTCCTTGAAGAATTTGAAGTGAATCCGCAATTTCTGCAAATGGTTTCACCTAATGAGACCGTCATCGTTGTTTCGTTGAATACGACAATTGGCGAAGCAAGTGGAATGATAAATATTTGTATCCCTCATGTCGTCCTTGAACCGATTATTCCTAAGCTCTCTGTCCATTACTGGATGCAGAACCAGCAGCCGAAGGAGCGCAATATAGAAGAATACGAATCCCTGCAGAAAACGATTCAAAAGGCGCAAGTTGACGTGAAAGCTGTATTAGGAGAGACCGACATTTTTATTGAGCAGTTCCTGCAATTACAGCAAAATGACGTAATTCGGTTAAACCAAAGGATTGATGAACCTATGACACTTAAAGTCGATGACGAAAAGAAATTTTATATCCAGCCTGGTCAATTGAAAAATCAAATGGCTGTTCAAGTATTGGAAGAAATTAGAGAGGAGGAGGAAGAAAATGAATGA